The Streptomyces sp. NBC_01244 genome contains a region encoding:
- a CDS encoding nSTAND1 domain-containing NTPase: MGDVLGDPDRESGTAAAFPAQLRRLRVQRGLSLGDLARQTHYSKGYLSKIETGAKPVTLDVARSCDRALGAEGELLRLVPESEDSGPQAGTQAGPQTGPQAGSRARPPAGSRTDPSGLLGTPGAPGPPRPRAPQSDGACPYRGLSAFTPQDAQWFFGRERATAALVERVHDRLGHGPLLLVARSGAGKSSLLSAGLVPALRRGGFPVAGADGWPVVRFTPTAHPLRELLDSTVKAVGGDLGVNPEQLGAHPELLLESVHRLTHGAGPFPEPDRRGLPTVRPVLLVDQFEELFTLCSGEEERHAFVRVLLALAATQPGRGYDPAVVVLGVRADFSGECLDLPELAAVFSDGLFVLPPMSVAELRESITRPAELAGLVLEPGLVPLLLRDAGVRDPGAGGPGAGDPDAGDPAAGGVLARNGGGPDTLSGEAPSSALPLMSHALMATWQRREGATLTVAGYEYAGGIQGAVARSAEQVFARLYPAEQRMVRRLLVRLVHIADGTGPTRRRMSRTALLEGQADTVRAAAALDAFVRARLISADSETVEITHEALLHAWPRLRGWIHADRAGLLVHQQLAQAADEWVREARDPSVLYRGSRLATARAWADELDGRSRPGPREAAFLDASRTAEEARRRQDRLRVRLHQRMLATLVVLLLLALTAGGVAYQQRAGALRQERTARSQALAARSLSLSAGQPEASMLLAEEAYRAEATPEARGALLSTQSQPFLARLGGHGGPVNAVAFAPDGRLLATAGSDGKVLLRRVADRSTVAAFTAPGRVRTVAFSPDGRTLAAGSTDGPVRLWSVGAGGGSVSVLPPSTAGARAVAFAPDGDTLAIAAADGTIQLRDPSGEHREHAVLTGHTARVNTLAYAPDGRSLVSAGADGTVRLWDTRRAEPAGVLEGHTGEVLGAAFAPDGRTVATGGVDRTVRLWDVGGRRAAATLAGHSDDVNSVAYTPDGTTVISGGGDGTTRLWDVRSGRLTATLAGHTDYVLAVSVDPAGSVLATAAFDQSVVLWDLRGPVLTARPFTEVWHAAYSPDGKLLATADADHTVLVWDVAGRRVQATFTGHAETVFSVAFAPDGRTLASAGADGTVRLWDTTARAFLATLTGHTGTVFSVAFAPDGRTLASAGADGTVRLWDTTARAPLATLTGHTDFANDVVFSPDGRTLASAGDDLTVRLWDVAGRRPLAALSGHAGAVRAVAFGPDGRTLASSGNDGTVRLWDAEQRRVTAVLTGHTGSARGIAFSPDGRTLASSGNDRTVRLWDLPGPRLRAVLTGHTNAVWGVAFSPDGSTLASSSNDGTVRLWNPDPGARLADICRTVGRLGPRERQALLPGLPVRTARGCRPSGER; this comes from the coding sequence ATGGGGGACGTCTTGGGGGATCCGGACCGCGAGAGCGGGACCGCGGCGGCCTTTCCCGCCCAATTGCGAAGGCTGCGCGTACAGCGCGGCCTGTCGCTGGGCGACCTGGCCCGCCAGACGCACTACAGCAAGGGCTATCTCAGCAAGATCGAGACCGGTGCGAAGCCGGTCACCCTCGACGTCGCCCGCAGCTGCGACCGGGCCCTCGGGGCCGAGGGCGAACTGCTGCGACTGGTACCGGAGAGCGAGGATTCCGGACCCCAGGCCGGAACCCAGGCCGGACCGCAGACCGGACCGCAGGCCGGCTCCCGGGCCCGGCCCCCGGCCGGATCCCGGACCGATCCCTCCGGTCTCCTCGGAACCCCTGGTGCTCCCGGTCCGCCCCGGCCGCGTGCTCCGCAGTCGGACGGCGCGTGCCCCTACCGCGGCCTGTCGGCGTTCACCCCGCAGGACGCCCAGTGGTTCTTCGGCCGCGAGCGCGCCACGGCCGCCCTGGTCGAGCGGGTCCACGACCGGCTCGGGCACGGCCCGCTGCTCCTCGTCGCCCGATCGGGCGCGGGCAAGTCCTCCCTGCTCAGCGCGGGTCTGGTACCGGCCCTGCGGCGCGGCGGCTTCCCGGTGGCGGGGGCCGACGGCTGGCCGGTCGTCAGGTTCACCCCCACCGCGCACCCGCTGCGGGAACTGCTCGACTCCACCGTCAAGGCGGTGGGGGGCGATCTCGGCGTCAACCCGGAGCAGTTGGGTGCCCACCCGGAACTCCTGCTCGAATCCGTGCACCGGCTGACGCACGGCGCCGGCCCCTTCCCCGAGCCGGACCGGCGCGGGCTCCCCACCGTGCGGCCGGTGTTGCTGGTCGACCAGTTCGAGGAGCTGTTCACCCTCTGCTCCGGCGAAGAGGAGCGCCACGCCTTCGTACGGGTGCTCCTCGCCCTGGCCGCCACGCAGCCCGGCCGCGGATACGACCCCGCCGTCGTCGTGCTCGGTGTGCGGGCCGACTTCTCCGGGGAGTGCCTGGACCTGCCGGAGCTGGCAGCCGTGTTCAGCGACGGGCTGTTCGTCCTGCCCCCGATGTCGGTGGCGGAGCTGCGGGAGTCGATCACGCGCCCGGCGGAGCTCGCCGGGCTCGTACTGGAGCCGGGGCTGGTCCCGCTGCTGTTGCGGGACGCGGGCGTACGGGATCCCGGCGCAGGGGGCCCCGGTGCGGGGGACCCCGATGCAGGGGACCCCGCTGCGGGGGGCGTCCTGGCGCGCAACGGCGGCGGTCCGGACACCTTGTCCGGCGAGGCCCCCTCCAGCGCCCTGCCCCTGATGTCCCACGCGCTGATGGCGACCTGGCAGCGGCGCGAGGGGGCCACGCTCACCGTCGCGGGGTACGAGTACGCCGGCGGCATCCAGGGCGCCGTCGCACGCAGCGCCGAGCAGGTGTTCGCCCGCCTGTACCCGGCCGAGCAGCGGATGGTCCGGCGGCTCCTCGTCCGGCTGGTGCACATCGCCGACGGTACGGGGCCGACCCGGCGCCGGATGAGCCGGACCGCCCTGCTGGAGGGGCAGGCCGACACCGTGCGGGCCGCCGCCGCCCTCGACGCCTTCGTCCGGGCCCGGCTGATCAGCGCGGACAGCGAAACCGTGGAGATCACCCACGAGGCCCTGCTGCACGCCTGGCCCCGGCTGCGCGGATGGATCCACGCCGACCGGGCCGGGCTGCTCGTCCACCAGCAACTCGCCCAGGCCGCCGACGAATGGGTGCGCGAGGCCCGTGACCCGTCGGTGCTGTACCGCGGCAGCCGCCTCGCCACCGCCCGCGCCTGGGCCGACGAGCTGGACGGCCGCAGCCGGCCGGGCCCCCGGGAGGCGGCCTTCCTCGACGCGAGCCGGACCGCGGAGGAGGCCCGCCGCCGTCAGGACCGGCTCCGGGTCCGCCTGCACCAGCGGATGCTGGCCACGCTCGTCGTCCTGCTCCTGCTGGCGCTGACCGCCGGCGGGGTGGCCTACCAGCAGCGCGCGGGGGCGCTCCGCCAGGAGCGGACCGCCCGGTCCCAGGCGCTGGCCGCCCGGTCGCTGTCCCTGTCCGCCGGACAGCCCGAGGCCTCCATGCTGCTCGCCGAGGAGGCCTACCGGGCCGAAGCGACGCCCGAGGCGCGCGGCGCCCTGCTCAGCACCCAGTCGCAGCCCTTCCTGGCGCGGCTCGGCGGGCACGGCGGGCCGGTCAACGCGGTGGCCTTCGCACCGGACGGCCGGCTGCTGGCGACGGCCGGCTCCGACGGGAAGGTGCTGCTGCGGCGGGTGGCCGACCGGAGCACGGTCGCCGCCTTCACCGCACCCGGCCGGGTGCGCACGGTCGCCTTCAGCCCCGACGGGCGGACCCTGGCGGCCGGTTCCACCGACGGCCCGGTCCGGCTCTGGTCCGTCGGCGCGGGCGGCGGCTCCGTGTCGGTGCTGCCCCCGAGTACGGCGGGCGCCCGGGCGGTGGCCTTCGCCCCCGACGGGGACACCCTCGCCATCGCGGCCGCCGACGGGACCATCCAGTTGCGGGACCCGTCCGGGGAACACCGCGAGCACGCCGTCCTGACCGGGCACACCGCACGGGTCAACACCCTGGCCTACGCCCCGGACGGCCGGAGCCTCGTATCGGCCGGCGCCGACGGGACCGTACGCCTGTGGGACACGCGGCGGGCCGAGCCGGCCGGCGTTCTGGAGGGGCACACCGGGGAAGTGCTGGGCGCGGCCTTCGCCCCGGACGGCCGTACGGTCGCCACCGGCGGGGTCGACCGTACGGTGCGGCTGTGGGACGTCGGCGGGCGGCGCGCGGCGGCGACGCTGGCCGGGCACAGCGACGACGTCAACTCCGTGGCCTACACCCCGGACGGCACCACCGTCATCAGCGGGGGCGGCGACGGCACCACCCGACTGTGGGACGTCCGGAGCGGCCGCCTCACGGCGACGCTCGCCGGCCACACCGACTACGTGCTCGCCGTCTCCGTGGACCCGGCGGGATCGGTGCTCGCCACCGCCGCGTTCGACCAGTCCGTCGTGCTCTGGGACCTGCGGGGGCCGGTGCTGACGGCGCGCCCGTTCACCGAGGTGTGGCACGCCGCGTACAGCCCCGACGGAAAGCTCCTCGCCACGGCCGACGCCGATCACACGGTGCTGGTGTGGGACGTGGCCGGACGGCGAGTTCAGGCCACTTTCACGGGGCACGCCGAGACGGTGTTCTCGGTGGCCTTCGCCCCCGACGGCCGCACCCTCGCCTCGGCCGGAGCCGACGGCACCGTACGCCTCTGGGACACCACCGCGCGCGCTTTCCTCGCCACCCTCACCGGGCACACCGGGACGGTGTTCTCGGTGGCCTTCGCCCCCGACGGCCGCACCCTCGCCTCGGCCGGAGCCGACGGCACCGTACGCCTCTGGGACACCACCGCGCGCGCTCCCCTCGCCACCCTCACCGGGCACACCGACTTCGCCAACGACGTCGTCTTCAGCCCCGACGGGCGGACCCTGGCCAGCGCCGGGGACGATCTGACCGTCCGGCTGTGGGACGTGGCCGGGCGCCGCCCGCTCGCCGCGCTCAGCGGCCACGCGGGAGCGGTACGGGCCGTCGCCTTCGGCCCGGACGGGCGGACCCTGGCGAGCAGCGGCAACGACGGCACCGTACGGCTGTGGGACGCGGAGCAGCGGCGCGTCACCGCGGTGCTGACCGGGCACACCGGCTCGGCGCGGGGCATCGCCTT
- a CDS encoding AI-2E family transporter — protein MTRRLVTRPARRLPPGGRPRGEGRTGQDRPPARAGSPAAARTATPVAPALRTAAGYAWRLLVVGAAAYAVFAVLGRFHEIALALFLGLVAAAMLRPPAGLLARVMPRGLAVACSLIGSLILVLGALALVGEAVAGEWPALVSEFRVGLERIQNWLQGPPLRLDAHALSDAQSKIGDYLSSHRSTLLSTALSGAGRVVAVFTVLALALFCSVFFIHSGDRHWSWFCGQLPVGVRDRVAVAGRAAWRTFTGYTHGIVLVAATNAVLVGIALYLLGVPLAVPLALLEFAAAFVPLIGSPVALGVAAVVALATKGPLVAALVVALIVVIGQIEGHLLHPLVMSWAVRLHPMVVALSVVAGAIAAGIVGAVVAVPLVSVAWAVHQSLRGTRTN, from the coding sequence ATGACCAGGCGACTCGTGACGCGGCCCGCCCGGCGGCTCCCGCCCGGCGGCCGCCCCCGCGGCGAGGGCCGGACCGGGCAGGACCGTCCCCCGGCGCGTGCGGGGTCCCCGGCCGCCGCACGGACGGCGACCCCGGTCGCCCCGGCCCTGCGGACAGCGGCCGGGTACGCCTGGCGGCTGCTGGTCGTCGGCGCGGCGGCGTACGCGGTCTTCGCCGTCCTGGGACGGTTCCACGAGATCGCCCTGGCCCTCTTCCTCGGCCTGGTCGCGGCGGCCATGCTGCGCCCGCCCGCCGGGCTGCTGGCCCGGGTGATGCCCCGCGGGCTCGCCGTGGCCTGCTCGCTGATCGGCAGTCTGATCCTGGTGCTCGGCGCCCTCGCCCTGGTCGGCGAGGCCGTCGCGGGGGAATGGCCGGCGCTGGTGAGCGAGTTCCGGGTAGGGCTGGAGCGCATCCAGAACTGGCTCCAGGGCCCGCCGCTGCGGCTCGACGCGCACGCCCTGAGCGATGCCCAGTCGAAGATCGGCGACTACCTCTCCAGCCACCGCTCCACCCTGCTGAGCACGGCGCTCAGTGGTGCGGGACGGGTCGTGGCGGTCTTCACCGTGCTCGCCCTGGCGCTGTTCTGCTCGGTCTTCTTCATCCACTCGGGCGACCGGCACTGGAGCTGGTTCTGCGGACAACTGCCGGTGGGCGTACGGGACCGGGTGGCCGTGGCCGGACGCGCCGCGTGGCGGACCTTCACGGGCTACACCCACGGCATCGTGCTCGTGGCCGCGACCAACGCCGTCCTCGTGGGCATCGCGCTCTACCTCCTGGGCGTCCCGCTGGCCGTCCCGCTCGCCCTGCTGGAGTTCGCCGCCGCCTTCGTCCCGCTCATCGGCTCCCCGGTGGCGCTCGGCGTGGCCGCCGTCGTCGCCCTTGCCACCAAGGGGCCGCTCGTGGCGGCCCTGGTGGTCGCGCTCATCGTGGTCATCGGCCAGATCGAAGGACACCTGCTGCATCCGCTGGTGATGAGCTGGGCGGTGCGCCTGCACCCGATGGTGGTGGCTCTGTCGGTGGTCGCGGGAGCCATCGCCGCCGGGATCGTGGGCGCCGTGGTGGCGGTTCCGCTGGTCTCGGTGGCCTGGGCCGTCCACCAGTCCCTGCGCGGCACCCGCACGAACTGA
- a CDS encoding helix-turn-helix domain-containing protein translates to MVDETSERRIGAGIRRRRRALDLTLAEVAARSGLSSPFLSQIENDRARPSMRSLQRVADALDTTAVQLLAAGETPRRVDIVRADADSGLESGTGSGLGSGLGSGMNAGPGSGPDPTARVRPLVRGQHQMHALEFTGDHEADRAFRHRNDELMYVADGAAEVEVDGRTHRLGRGDTLYLTGGVEHRWRALEAGTRVLLVAVADHVEAVVDPRG, encoded by the coding sequence GTGGTAGACGAGACGTCCGAGCGGAGGATCGGTGCGGGCATCCGCAGGCGGCGCAGGGCTCTGGACCTCACCCTCGCCGAGGTGGCGGCGCGCAGCGGGCTGTCCTCGCCCTTCCTCAGCCAGATCGAGAACGACCGGGCCCGCCCCAGCATGCGTTCGCTCCAGCGGGTGGCCGACGCCCTGGACACCACGGCGGTGCAGCTACTGGCCGCCGGGGAGACCCCGCGCCGGGTGGACATCGTGCGGGCCGATGCGGATTCCGGGCTCGAATCCGGGACCGGCTCCGGGCTCGGCTCCGGGCTCGGCTCCGGGATGAATGCCGGGCCCGGTTCCGGGCCGGATCCGACGGCCCGGGTCCGTCCGCTCGTACGCGGCCAGCACCAGATGCACGCGCTGGAGTTCACCGGGGACCACGAGGCCGACCGCGCGTTCCGGCACCGCAACGACGAGTTGATGTACGTGGCCGACGGGGCCGCCGAGGTGGAGGTGGACGGGCGGACCCACCGCCTGGGCCGCGGAGACACGCTGTACCTCACGGGCGGGGTGGAGCACCGCTGGCGGGCGCTGGAGGCGGGCACGCGGGTGCTGCTCGTCGCCGTCGCCGACCACGTCGAGGCCGTCGTGGACCCCCGGGGCTGA
- a CDS encoding aryl-sulfate sulfotransferase, with protein MPPVDQNSRRRRGTGLIALDPTASEGGYTLFAPLTGTGEVYLIDIHGEVVHEWRLPYRPGRHARILDNGNLAYSGVLPGEETLFPMWHKYRGGVMLEAAPDGTVLHEHRDPLQHHDAHHLGGGRVLYTALEPLRGADAAGVLGGVPGSEAADGTVWADTITEVDADGSVRWSWSAAEHLDRAAYALHPDYAREHWPLVNSVVPLADGNVLASLRSVSAVVVISRETGEILWRTEPGVVSQQHAPTELADGRVLVFDNGVFRPGSDVPYSRVIEIERSSGKVVWEYHDPAREAFFAPFMGSAQRLTGGNTLVTDSPSGRLFEVTPEGYLCWEYVVPHFGAYQESEVRGLFPSEPNAVFRSYRYTAEELPWLDREAAR; from the coding sequence ATGCCCCCGGTCGACCAGAACTCCCGCCGCCGCCGCGGCACCGGTCTCATCGCCCTCGACCCCACCGCCTCGGAAGGCGGGTACACCCTCTTCGCCCCGCTCACCGGCACCGGCGAGGTCTACCTGATCGACATCCACGGCGAGGTGGTCCACGAGTGGCGGCTGCCCTACCGCCCCGGCCGGCACGCCCGGATCCTCGACAACGGGAACCTGGCCTACAGCGGCGTGCTCCCCGGCGAGGAGACCCTCTTCCCGATGTGGCACAAGTACCGCGGCGGCGTGATGCTCGAAGCCGCCCCCGACGGCACCGTCCTGCACGAACACCGCGATCCGCTCCAGCACCACGACGCCCACCACCTCGGCGGCGGCCGCGTGCTCTACACCGCGCTCGAACCACTGCGGGGCGCCGACGCGGCGGGCGTGCTCGGCGGAGTGCCCGGCTCGGAGGCGGCCGACGGCACGGTATGGGCCGACACCATCACCGAGGTCGACGCCGACGGCTCCGTACGCTGGTCCTGGAGCGCGGCCGAACACCTCGACCGGGCCGCATACGCCCTGCACCCCGACTACGCGCGCGAGCACTGGCCGCTGGTCAACAGCGTCGTACCGCTCGCCGACGGGAACGTCCTCGCCAGCCTGCGCAGCGTCTCCGCCGTGGTCGTCATCAGCCGGGAGACCGGCGAGATCCTCTGGCGCACCGAGCCCGGCGTCGTCTCGCAGCAGCACGCCCCCACCGAACTCGCCGACGGCAGGGTGCTGGTCTTCGACAACGGCGTCTTCCGCCCCGGCTCGGACGTCCCCTACTCCCGCGTCATCGAGATCGAGCGCTCCTCCGGAAAGGTCGTCTGGGAGTACCACGACCCGGCCCGCGAAGCCTTCTTCGCCCCGTTCATGGGCAGCGCCCAGCGCCTCACCGGCGGCAACACCCTCGTCACCGACTCCCCGTCGGGCCGCCTCTTCGAGGTGACCCCGGAGGGCTACCTCTGCTGGGAGTACGTCGTCCCCCACTTCGGCGCCTACCAGGAGTCCGAGGTCCGCGGCCTGTTCCCGTCCGAACCCAACGCCGTCTTCCGCTCCTACCGGTACACCGCCGAAGAGCTCCCCTGGCTGGACAGAGAGGCCGCCCGGTGA
- a CDS encoding uracil-xanthine permease family protein, translating to MSAARALPAPVSPAGPVGPVDERLPLRRLAPLSAQHVLAMVAAPVSTTFLTGQALGLTAAAAASLLSATLVLCGAGTLLQSLGIWRFGARLPFVMLPGGAATALFLQIAKDHGPATATGSVLLAAALLFAVLPFYAKVVRLFPPVVMGITVLLIGIAMIRVAAQLVTGRPGTPGYASPSAVVLAGATIAATVLFLLVLRGIWRQTAVLLGMGAGTLIALTTGLGHFTPAGGAGGGLTLPHLLPYGAPHFDVLAALPLLVFSLTTLAEITGQTVLNSETVGRESDPGRDVPRVARADALISVFGGLFGTSLMVTSAENIGIGRLTGVRSRFVTAGAGVLLIAVGLLAPVSRLLAAIPAPVVGGSALVIYGIIAVMGVDMLGRTAPGAGGGSTVIALALTAGLLPVVAPDLYQGFPTWARTVLGSGVVAGTLAAVLLHALFRAFGSGEPPGTASAPKAHPAD from the coding sequence GTGAGCGCCGCCCGCGCGTTGCCCGCACCGGTGAGCCCGGCCGGTCCGGTCGGTCCCGTGGACGAGCGGCTGCCGCTGCGCCGGCTGGCCCCGCTGTCCGCACAGCACGTACTGGCCATGGTGGCCGCGCCCGTCTCCACCACGTTCCTGACCGGCCAGGCCCTCGGCCTCACCGCTGCCGCCGCCGCCTCCCTGCTCAGCGCCACCCTCGTGCTCTGCGGCGCCGGCACCCTGCTCCAGTCCCTCGGGATCTGGCGGTTCGGGGCCCGGCTGCCGTTCGTCATGCTCCCCGGCGGGGCGGCCACCGCGCTCTTCCTCCAGATAGCGAAGGACCACGGCCCCGCGACCGCGACCGGCTCGGTACTCCTCGCCGCGGCGCTGCTCTTCGCCGTCCTGCCCTTCTACGCGAAGGTCGTACGGCTCTTCCCGCCCGTGGTCATGGGCATCACCGTGCTGCTCATCGGGATCGCCATGATCCGGGTCGCCGCCCAGCTGGTCACCGGCCGCCCCGGGACCCCCGGGTACGCCTCGCCCTCGGCCGTGGTGCTGGCCGGCGCGACCATCGCGGCCACCGTGCTGTTCCTCCTGGTCCTGCGCGGGATCTGGAGGCAGACCGCCGTGCTCCTCGGCATGGGCGCGGGCACCCTCATCGCGCTCACGACCGGCCTCGGCCACTTCACTCCGGCGGGCGGAGCCGGAGGGGGCCTGACCCTCCCGCACCTCCTCCCGTACGGCGCACCGCACTTCGACGTGCTCGCCGCACTGCCCCTCCTCGTCTTCAGCCTCACCACCCTCGCCGAGATCACCGGGCAGACCGTGCTGAACAGCGAGACCGTGGGGCGCGAGAGCGACCCAGGGCGCGATGTGCCCCGGGTGGCCAGGGCCGACGCCCTGATCTCGGTGTTCGGCGGGCTGTTCGGCACCTCGCTGATGGTCACGAGCGCCGAGAACATCGGCATCGGACGGCTCACCGGCGTCCGCAGCCGCTTCGTGACCGCCGGGGCGGGAGTGCTGCTCATCGCCGTCGGCCTGCTGGCACCCGTCTCCCGGCTGCTCGCCGCGATCCCGGCGCCCGTCGTCGGCGGATCCGCCCTGGTGATCTACGGGATCATCGCGGTGATGGGCGTCGACATGCTCGGGCGGACCGCGCCCGGCGCGGGCGGCGGTTCCACCGTCATCGCGCTGGCCCTCACCGCCGGACTGCTTCCGGTGGTGGCCCCCGACCTCTACCAGGGGTTCCCCACCTGGGCCCGGACGGTCCTCGGCAGCGGTGTGGTGGCGGGCACGCTCGCCGCCGTCCTGCTCCACGCCCTCTTCCGCGCCTTCGGGAGCGGCGAGCCGCCGGGCACGGCGTCCGCACCGAAGGCCCACCCCGCGGACTGA
- a CDS encoding L-threonylcarbamoyladenylate synthase, whose translation MAKYFDVHPENPQPRAISSIADGIRAGGLVAYPTDSCYALGAQLGNRDGVDRIRSIRQLDDRHHFTLVCENFAQLGQFVIIDNDVFRAIKASTPGSYTFILPATKEVPRQLQHPKKKTVGVRIPDHVVVQALLAELGEPLLSSTLLLPDEAEPMTQGWEIKDRLDHVVDMVVDSGDCGTLPTTVIDFSSGEAEIVRRGAGDTARFE comes from the coding sequence ATGGCAAAGTACTTCGACGTACACCCCGAAAACCCCCAGCCCCGCGCCATCAGCAGCATCGCCGACGGCATCCGCGCCGGAGGGCTCGTCGCCTATCCGACGGACTCCTGCTACGCGCTGGGCGCCCAGCTGGGCAACCGTGACGGTGTGGACCGGATCCGGTCCATCCGGCAGCTCGACGACCGCCACCACTTCACCCTGGTGTGCGAGAACTTCGCGCAGCTCGGCCAGTTCGTCATCATCGACAACGACGTCTTCCGCGCGATCAAGGCGTCCACCCCCGGCAGCTACACCTTCATCCTCCCGGCCACGAAGGAGGTGCCGCGCCAGCTCCAGCACCCGAAGAAGAAGACGGTGGGCGTGCGCATCCCCGACCACGTCGTGGTGCAGGCACTGCTGGCCGAGCTCGGCGAGCCGCTGCTGTCGAGCACGCTGCTCCTGCCCGACGAGGCGGAGCCGATGACGCAGGGCTGGGAGATCAAGGACCGGCTCGACCACGTCGTGGACATGGTGGTCGACTCGGGCGACTGCGGGACGCTGCCGACGACGGTCATCGACTTCTCCAGCGGCGAGGCCGAGATCGTCCGGCGGGGCGCGGGGGACACCGCCCGCTTCGAGTAG
- a CDS encoding cytochrome P450, with translation MAIEAGPVGHRPSPPVPELDPSVVERWSAGGGQLVELLAEVCGRLGGVGAFRLGDGPGDNPGSGPGSGPTGRPTVLVTDPGAIQHVLALHPQRYVKRSHRARLLVGDGVLSATGEAWKRQRRLLQSQFTGTGMRRYEQRIAEAARVTAGRWAAYARTGEVFDVGEEMRRFALDTIWRSLTGHPLDVGTERELGSVAAVVAALPTLPADSAGAGEAVAAELARIDAVAHHAIGAARGGSAGPDGPGLLHLLVEASAARPEYTDRLIRDELVTLLVAGHETTATTLTWLYLLLDRHPEAREWALAAGGEGSAERREAIQALVSETLRLYPSAWILPRHAVEDDVLAGYAVEAGTDVVVCPYLAHRAPALWPDPGRFDPLRFTAPGGRPTVPGGYVPFGIGPRACLGLQFALRESTVLLEHLLPAHVPVFGSVPDKAAYSITVRPDGPTPATLAARAARGR, from the coding sequence ATGGCCATCGAAGCCGGTCCCGTGGGCCACCGCCCCAGTCCCCCGGTCCCCGAGCTGGACCCCTCCGTCGTGGAGCGCTGGAGCGCGGGGGGAGGCCAGCTGGTCGAGCTGCTGGCCGAGGTGTGCGGACGGCTCGGCGGGGTCGGCGCGTTCCGGCTCGGCGACGGCCCCGGCGACAACCCCGGCAGCGGGCCGGGCAGCGGGCCGACGGGCCGGCCGACCGTGCTGGTCACCGATCCGGGGGCGATCCAGCACGTCCTGGCCCTGCATCCGCAGCGTTACGTCAAACGCTCGCACCGCGCCCGGCTGCTGGTCGGTGACGGCGTGCTCTCCGCGACCGGCGAGGCGTGGAAGCGGCAACGGCGGCTCCTGCAGTCCCAGTTCACGGGGACCGGGATGCGCCGCTACGAGCAGCGGATCGCCGAGGCCGCACGGGTCACGGCCGGACGCTGGGCCGCGTACGCCCGCACCGGGGAGGTCTTCGACGTCGGGGAGGAGATGCGGCGCTTCGCCCTCGACACCATCTGGCGATCCCTCACCGGCCACCCGCTGGACGTGGGCACCGAGCGCGAACTGGGCTCCGTCGCGGCCGTGGTGGCGGCGCTGCCGACGTTGCCCGCGGATTCCGCCGGCGCCGGGGAGGCGGTCGCCGCCGAGCTGGCCAGGATCGACGCCGTGGCCCACCATGCCATCGGCGCCGCCCGCGGGGGCTCCGCGGGTCCCGACGGGCCGGGGCTGCTCCACCTGCTGGTGGAGGCGTCCGCGGCGCGGCCCGAGTACACCGACCGGCTGATCCGCGACGAGCTGGTCACGCTGCTGGTCGCCGGGCACGAGACCACGGCCACCACGCTGACCTGGCTGTACCTGCTCCTCGACCGCCATCCCGAGGCTCGCGAGTGGGCCCTCGCGGCGGGCGGCGAGGGCTCCGCTGAGCGCCGGGAGGCGATCCAGGCCCTGGTCAGCGAGACGTTGCGGCTGTACCCGTCCGCCTGGATCCTGCCCCGGCACGCCGTCGAGGACGACGTCCTGGCGGGCTACGCCGTCGAGGCGGGCACCGACGTGGTCGTCTGCCCCTACCTCGCGCACCGCGCCCCGGCGCTGTGGCCCGATCCCGGGCGCTTCGACCCGCTGCGCTTCACCGCACCGGGCGGCCGCCCGACCGTCCCGGGCGGGTACGTGCCCTTCGGCATCGGCCCCCGCGCCTGCCTCGGGCTGCAGTTCGCGCTGCGCGAGTCGACGGTGCTGCTGGAACACCTGCTGCCGGCGCACGTGCCGGTCTTCGGGTCCGTCCCGGACAAGGCGGCCTACAGCATCACGGTGCGTCCGGACGGCCCGACGCCGGCCACGCTCGCGGCCCGCGCGGCCCGCGGGCGGTGA